The following are encoded together in the Glycine soja cultivar W05 chromosome 5, ASM419377v2, whole genome shotgun sequence genome:
- the LOC114413243 gene encoding F-box protein At5g39450-like, translated as MLSPEPCDLSFLLCLPDDVFGLVSRFLLPRDVCNLSLCCKSLYALGSSEKVWFTQCDMVGVVPQKDLVEWREGVSSYKSLCRFLLSVKPLLGIWVNQNPELGNLVYVMPGFVSVVGCRIIPQELGPLGIQDGPIQWSSVFEVIGDFDGSATFFLHGREEGMDYVYRGSVKYIDESCNVLLLEVQPREQDNGSNLLQSRSLDDSGGTISGKVCRSNSELSRFQKMGGNDEAMAPFSKLSFSDRRKLLEVTIGLLRQEVSSVAAGPLFPRLRDDCDNFQKDLVLLKERRAIFCEMNNLGSGQIDNEEVSQGAVGPMQLELDDIRKSCYWWKDISDLLNKEDGHIQCTKKKCLGGYLWGSFKQIVGRSSSINESHTIFRKLTARREIKHARLEDFLRSSDAIGLSLKASTVKLSSYRAWPNMPDTWFALYKMPLRVPSADQIYVGLWGGTFGWPPGIPSEDKPGKALFFLLLSYEESQEQKLLIATKILEGTHYVLHPNGSAMFIVDVNQPSSDPFPWDTNKDSFSVDITHSFTGEGISNGYGFRYPGSKPGTLFVFQNGILAFVWKDTRAVLTLQRLDLQDILKKGERVPSLPPINNFSYLTKSYSNVFTGFPGASTCLPSPR; from the exons ATGTTGTCACCTGAACCCTGTGATCTGAGCTTTCTTCTGTGTCTACCCGATGATGTGTTTGGCTTGGTGTCACGGTTCCTCTTGCCCAGAGATGTTTGCAATCTCAGTCTATGCTGCAAGAGTCTCTATGCTCTTGGATCCTCTGAAAAAGTGTGGTTCACTCAGTGTGATATGGTGGGAGTGGTGCCCCAGAAAGACCTTGTTGAGTGGAGGGAGGGTGTCTCATCTTACAAGTCACTTTGCCGTTTCCTTCTGAGTGTTAAACCATTGCTTGGGATATGGGTTAATCAGAACCCTGAGCTTGGTAACCTTGTCTATGTCATGCCTGGTTTTGTTTCGGTTGTAGGCTGCCGGATAATTCCTCAGGAGCTTGGTCCATTGGGGATTCAAGATGGTCCTATCCAATGGTCATCTGTGTTTGaagttattggtgattttgatggTTCGGCTACATTTTTTCTCCATGGAAGGGAAGAGGGAATGGACTATGTTTATCGTGGCTCTGTCAAGTATATAGATGAATCTTGCAACGTGCTGTTGCTTGAGGTTCAACCTAGGGAACAAGATAATGGTAGTAATTTGTTGCAGAGTAGGAGCTTGGATGACTCGGGTGGGACGATATCAGGAAAGGTTTGTAGGTCAAACAGTGAGCTTTCTAGGTTTCAAAAGATGGGTGGAAATGATGAGGCAATGGCTCCCTTCAGCAAGTTATCTTTTAGTGATAGAAGAAAGTTGCTTGAGGTCACTATCGGCCTACTTCGACAAGAGGTTTCTAGTGTAGCAGCCGGGCCATTGTTTCCTAGGTTGAGAGATGATTGTGACAACTTTCAGAAAGATTTGGTGCTCTTGAAGGAAAGAAGAGCAATCTTTTGTGAAATGAACAACCTTGGTAGTGGTCAGATTGACAAtgaggaagtttctcaaggggCAGTTGGTCCAATGCAATTAGAGCTGGATGACATAAGAAAGAGTTGTTACTGGTGGAAGGATATCTCTGATCTTCTGAACAAGGAGGATGGTCACATACAATGCACCAAGAAAAAATGTCTTGGTGGATATCTCTGGGGTAGCTTTAAACAGATTGTTGGAAGATCTAGTTCAATTAATGAGAGTCATACAATTTTCAGGAAGCTTACTGCAAGACGTGAGATAAAGCATGCACGGCTTGAAGACTTTCTTAGATCAAGCGATGCAATAGGGCTATCATTAAAGGCCTCAACTGTAAAATTATCTTCTTATCGAGCATGGCCGAATATGCCTGATACTTGGTTTGCACTTTACAAGATGCCTTTGCGAGTTCCCTCAGCGGATCAAATTTATGTGGGTTTGTGGGGAGGAACTTTTGGTTGGCCTCCTGGAATACCTTCTGAAGACAAGCCTGGAAAGGCTCTATTCTTTCTTCTGCTCTCTTATGAGGAGTCTCAGGAACAAAAGCTTCTTATTGCAACAAAAATATTGGAAGGCACTCACTATGTCTTGCATCCTAATGGTTCAGCAATGTTTATAGTGGATGTCAATCAGCCTTCATCTGATCCCTTTCCCTGGGACACCAATAAAGACTCCTTCTCAGTGGATATCACACATTCTTTTACAGGAGAGGGTATTTCAAATGGTTATGGGTTCAGATACCCTGGATCAAAGCCCGGTACCCTCTTTGTATTTCAAAATGGCATCCTTGCCTTTGTTTGGAAGGACACTAGGGCTGTCTTGACTTTGCAGAGACTTGACCTGCAAGATATTTTGAAGAAAGGAGAAAGAGTACCTTCTCTGCCTCccatcaacaatttttcatatttgacCAAGTCCTACTCAAATGTATTTACAGGCTTTCCTGGTGCTTCCACTTGCTTGCCTTCACCAAG GTAA
- the LOC114413244 gene encoding lipase-like PAD4 isoform X2: MLEIVGSKDTKSVVITGHSIGGATASLCTLWLLSYLQSISSSVSVLCITYGAPLLGNESFSQIIFKERWGGNFCHVVSKHDIMPRLLFAPITSLSTQLNSLLQFWHLSMTSPDMGKLANQISEKEKDKLFTAVVDYLETATQDGETSVPILFHPFGSYFFVSEEGAVCVDSSAAIIKMMHLTLATSSPASSIEDHLKYGDYVNKMSAQTLYQSNSMQKSIPDSSYEAGLELAIQSSGIANQESAITSAKECLKTTRRMGPSPTLNAASLALSLSKVVPYRAQIEWYKTWCEKQDDQMGYYDSFKSRNSSSSKRGMKVNINRCKLARFWNNVIDMLERGELPHDFDKRAKWVYTSHFYKLLVEPLDIAEYYGKGMHRTKGHYIQHGRERRYEIFDRWWKDETVTTGKEENKERSKFASLTQDSCFWARVEEARDWLNCVRSERDTNKLALLWDKIENFEKYAIDLIENKEVSSDVLFKNSSYSIWVEDLRELKQLKAKVQRFPHQFTGFLDGEVVP; encoded by the exons ATGTTGGAAATAGTGGGAAGCAAAGACACTAAATCAGTTGTCATCACTGGACATTCCATTGGAGGAGCCACTGCCTCTTTGTGCACACTCTGGCTTCTGTCCTACCTCCAATCCATCTCTTCATCAGTGTCAGTATTGTGCATCACTTATGGGGCACCATTGCTTGGGAACGAGTCCTTTtcccaaatcattttcaaagaaAGATGGGGTGGCAACTTCTGCCACGTGGTGTCAAAGCATGACATAATGCCAAggttgctctttgcccctataaCCTCTCTCTCTACTCAGTTAAATTCCCTGCTACAGTTTTGGCACTTGTCGATGACTTCACCAGATATGGGGAAGCTTGCAAATCAGATAtctgaaaaagagaaagataagtTGTTCACTGCTGTAGTAGATTACTTGGAAACGGCAACACAAGATGGAGAAACATCAGTGCCAATTTTGTTTCACCCTTTTGGGAGCTACTTTTTTGTCTCAGAAGAAGGAGCCGTGTGTGTGGATAGTTCAGCTGCTATTATAAAGATGATGCACTTGACGCTTGCAACTAGTTCTCCAGCTAGTAGTATTGAGGACCATCTGAAATATGGGGATTATGTCAATAAAATGTCTGCACAAACATTGTATCAGAGCAACTCCATGCAAAAGAGCATTCCTGATTCGAGCTATGAAGCAGGGCTTGAATTGGCCATTCAGTCTTCTGGCATAGCAAACCAG GAATCAGCTATTACATCCGCCAAGGAATGTCTGAAGACAACAAGGAGAATGGGTCCTTCACCAACCCTGAATGCTGCAAGCCTAGCACTGAGCTTATCCAAGGTGGTACCTTATAGAGCGCAAATAGAATGGTACAAGACTTGGTGCGAAAAACAAGATGACCAAATGGGTTATTATGACTCATTCAAAAGCAGGAACTCTTCCAGTTCCAAAAGGGGCATGAAAGTCAACATCAACCGTTGCAAGCTTGCCAGGTTTTGGAACAACGTTATTGACATGTTGGAAAGGGGTGAGCTACCTCATGATTTTGACAAGAGAGCCAAGTGGGTCTATACTTCACACTTCTATAAGCTATTGGTTGAGCCACTGGACATTGCTGAATATTATGGGAAGGGGATGCATAGAACCAAGGGCCATTACATACAGCATGGTAGAGAGAGAAGATATGAGATTTTTGATAGGTGGTGGAAGGATGAAACGGTTACTACTGGtaaagaagaaaacaaggagAGGAGCAAATTTGCTAGTTTGACCCAAGATTCATGCTTTTGGGCCAGAGTGGAGGAAGCAAGGGACTGGTTGAATTGTGTTAGAAGCGAGAGAGACACTAACAAGTTGGCTCTATTGTGGGATAAgattgaaaattttgagaaatatgCCAtagatttaattgaaaataaggaAGTGTCTAGTGATGTTCTCTTTAAGAATTCAAGTTACAGTATATGGGTGGAGGATTTAAGAGAACTGAAACAACTGAAAGCAAAGGTGCAAAGGTTTCCTCATCAGTTTACTGGTTTTCTAGATGGGGAAGTAGTTCCTTAG
- the LOC114413244 gene encoding lipase-like PAD4 isoform X1 → MRMASNETSPFESREMLATFVSSTPLLSESWRLCSQANATPFRTFVTERVGAAVYVAFSGVHMAGESDPNWRSLIPLDSIGGVPLFSSRRSKEGEEPVMVHAGMLNLFFSLFNSFQNQMLEIVGSKDTKSVVITGHSIGGATASLCTLWLLSYLQSISSSVSVLCITYGAPLLGNESFSQIIFKERWGGNFCHVVSKHDIMPRLLFAPITSLSTQLNSLLQFWHLSMTSPDMGKLANQISEKEKDKLFTAVVDYLETATQDGETSVPILFHPFGSYFFVSEEGAVCVDSSAAIIKMMHLTLATSSPASSIEDHLKYGDYVNKMSAQTLYQSNSMQKSIPDSSYEAGLELAIQSSGIANQESAITSAKECLKTTRRMGPSPTLNAASLALSLSKVVPYRAQIEWYKTWCEKQDDQMGYYDSFKSRNSSSSKRGMKVNINRCKLARFWNNVIDMLERGELPHDFDKRAKWVYTSHFYKLLVEPLDIAEYYGKGMHRTKGHYIQHGRERRYEIFDRWWKDETVTTGKEENKERSKFASLTQDSCFWARVEEARDWLNCVRSERDTNKLALLWDKIENFEKYAIDLIENKEVSSDVLFKNSSYSIWVEDLRELKQLKAKVQRFPHQFTGFLDGEVVP, encoded by the exons ATGCGCATGGCTTCCAACGAAACTTCACC GTTTGAGTCCCGCGAGATGCTCGCAACCTTCGTCTCGTCCACGCCGCTGCTGTCGGAGTCATGGCGCCTCTGCAGCCAGGCCAACGCCACTCCCTTCCGGACCTTCGTAACGGAGCGCGTCGGCGCCGCCGTCTACGTCGCCTTCTCCGGCGTCCACATGGCCGGCGAGTCCGACCCGAATTGGAGAAGTTTGATTCCGTTGGACAGCATCGGCGGTGTTCCTCTGTTTTCGTCGCGGCGGAGCAAGGAAGGGGAGGAGCCGGTCATGGTTCACGCCGGCATGCTCAATCTCTTCTTCTCACTTTTCAATTCTTTCCAGAACCAG ATGTTGGAAATAGTGGGAAGCAAAGACACTAAATCAGTTGTCATCACTGGACATTCCATTGGAGGAGCCACTGCCTCTTTGTGCACACTCTGGCTTCTGTCCTACCTCCAATCCATCTCTTCATCAGTGTCAGTATTGTGCATCACTTATGGGGCACCATTGCTTGGGAACGAGTCCTTTtcccaaatcattttcaaagaaAGATGGGGTGGCAACTTCTGCCACGTGGTGTCAAAGCATGACATAATGCCAAggttgctctttgcccctataaCCTCTCTCTCTACTCAGTTAAATTCCCTGCTACAGTTTTGGCACTTGTCGATGACTTCACCAGATATGGGGAAGCTTGCAAATCAGATAtctgaaaaagagaaagataagtTGTTCACTGCTGTAGTAGATTACTTGGAAACGGCAACACAAGATGGAGAAACATCAGTGCCAATTTTGTTTCACCCTTTTGGGAGCTACTTTTTTGTCTCAGAAGAAGGAGCCGTGTGTGTGGATAGTTCAGCTGCTATTATAAAGATGATGCACTTGACGCTTGCAACTAGTTCTCCAGCTAGTAGTATTGAGGACCATCTGAAATATGGGGATTATGTCAATAAAATGTCTGCACAAACATTGTATCAGAGCAACTCCATGCAAAAGAGCATTCCTGATTCGAGCTATGAAGCAGGGCTTGAATTGGCCATTCAGTCTTCTGGCATAGCAAACCAG GAATCAGCTATTACATCCGCCAAGGAATGTCTGAAGACAACAAGGAGAATGGGTCCTTCACCAACCCTGAATGCTGCAAGCCTAGCACTGAGCTTATCCAAGGTGGTACCTTATAGAGCGCAAATAGAATGGTACAAGACTTGGTGCGAAAAACAAGATGACCAAATGGGTTATTATGACTCATTCAAAAGCAGGAACTCTTCCAGTTCCAAAAGGGGCATGAAAGTCAACATCAACCGTTGCAAGCTTGCCAGGTTTTGGAACAACGTTATTGACATGTTGGAAAGGGGTGAGCTACCTCATGATTTTGACAAGAGAGCCAAGTGGGTCTATACTTCACACTTCTATAAGCTATTGGTTGAGCCACTGGACATTGCTGAATATTATGGGAAGGGGATGCATAGAACCAAGGGCCATTACATACAGCATGGTAGAGAGAGAAGATATGAGATTTTTGATAGGTGGTGGAAGGATGAAACGGTTACTACTGGtaaagaagaaaacaaggagAGGAGCAAATTTGCTAGTTTGACCCAAGATTCATGCTTTTGGGCCAGAGTGGAGGAAGCAAGGGACTGGTTGAATTGTGTTAGAAGCGAGAGAGACACTAACAAGTTGGCTCTATTGTGGGATAAgattgaaaattttgagaaatatgCCAtagatttaattgaaaataaggaAGTGTCTAGTGATGTTCTCTTTAAGAATTCAAGTTACAGTATATGGGTGGAGGATTTAAGAGAACTGAAACAACTGAAAGCAAAGGTGCAAAGGTTTCCTCATCAGTTTACTGGTTTTCTAGATGGGGAAGTAGTTCCTTAG